One stretch of Lysobacter sp. KIS68-7 DNA includes these proteins:
- a CDS encoding TauD/TfdA family dioxygenase, producing the protein MRIDLLTCAIGAEVSGIWLADAIHDDDLFHFLRQLLVKHRVLFLRDQKITRAQHVAFARRFGELEDHPVAGSDPDHPGLVQIYKSPDKPNDRYENAWHTDATWRVAPPFGCVLRCVECPPSGGDTMWANMALAYENLPEHIKQQIAGLRARHSIEATFGAAMPIEKRLALKAQFPDAEHPVVRTHPDTGEKILFVNAFTTHFTNFHTPDNVRHGQEYAPGAQHLLQYLISQAHVPEYQVRWRWSPDSVAIWDNRSTQHYAVMDYPPCHRKMERAGIIGDVPY; encoded by the coding sequence GCGATCGGAGCCGAGGTGTCCGGCATCTGGCTGGCCGACGCCATCCACGACGACGACCTGTTCCATTTCCTTCGCCAGTTGCTGGTGAAGCACCGGGTGTTGTTCCTGCGCGACCAGAAGATCACGCGCGCCCAGCACGTGGCCTTCGCACGCCGCTTCGGCGAACTCGAAGACCACCCCGTGGCAGGCAGCGACCCGGACCATCCGGGTCTCGTGCAGATCTACAAGTCGCCGGACAAGCCCAACGATCGTTACGAGAACGCGTGGCACACCGACGCCACCTGGCGCGTCGCGCCGCCGTTCGGTTGCGTGCTGCGTTGCGTGGAATGTCCGCCGTCCGGCGGCGACACGATGTGGGCCAACATGGCCCTCGCCTACGAAAACCTGCCCGAACACATCAAGCAACAGATCGCGGGCCTGCGTGCGCGGCACAGCATCGAAGCGACGTTCGGCGCGGCGATGCCGATCGAAAAGCGCCTCGCGCTGAAGGCGCAGTTCCCCGATGCGGAGCATCCGGTGGTGCGCACGCATCCGGACACCGGCGAGAAGATCCTGTTCGTCAACGCCTTCACCACGCACTTCACCAACTTCCACACGCCCGACAACGTGCGCCATGGCCAGGAATACGCACCCGGTGCGCAGCACCTGCTGCAGTACCTGATCAGCCAGGCCCACGTTCCCGAATACCAGGTGCGCTGGCGCTGGTCGCCCGACAGCGTCGCCATCTGGGACAACCGCAGCACGCAGCACTACGCCGTCATGGATTACCCGCCCTGC